In the genome of Vicia villosa cultivar HV-30 ecotype Madison, WI linkage group LG7, Vvil1.0, whole genome shotgun sequence, one region contains:
- the LOC131616699 gene encoding calcium-dependent lipid-binding protein-like codes for MGLISGIFMGMVFGIALMAGWARMMRYRSARRIAKAVDIKLLGSLNRDDLKKICGENLPEWISFPVYEQVKWLNKLLSKLWPFVAEAATLVIRESVEPLLEEYRPPGITSLKFSKLSLGNVAPKVEGIRVQSLTKGQIIMDIDFRWGGDPSIILAVEAALVASIPIQLKDLKVFTIIRVIFQLAEEIPCISAVVVALLAEPKPKIDYTLKAVGGSLTALPGVSDMIEDTVNAIVTDTLQWPHRIVVPLGGIPVDISELELKPQGRLEVTIVKATDLKNKEMIGKSDPYVVLYIRPLFKVKTKVINNNLNPVWDQTFELIAEDKETQSVIFEVFDEDIGQDKRLGIVKLPLNDLEVQTEKEFQLGLLSSLDTLKVKDKKDRGTLTIKVMYYQFNKEEQLAALEAEKAILEERKKMKAAGVIGSTMDALDGAVSVVGSGAGLVGSGIGAGAGLVTSGLGTFTSGLTKAGKFMGRTITGHHSGSRRSGSSTPVHNAAENGGGAKPQ; via the exons ATGGGTTTGATTTCTGGGATTTTTATGGGGATGGTGTTTGGCATAGCATTGATGGCTGGATGGGCTCGGATGATGAGATACAGAAGTGCTAGGAGAATTGCAAAG GCTGTTGACATCAAACTCCTTGGATCCCTCAACAGAGATGATTTGAAGAAAATTTGCGGTGAAAATCTTCCCGAATGGATATCTTTCCCTGTATATGAGCAG GTGAAATGGCTAAACAAGCTCTTGAGCAAACTCTGGCCATTTGTGGCAGAA GCCGCAACGTTAGTTATCAGGGAGTCGGTTGAACCTCTACTGGAAGAGTACCGACCTCCCGGAATTACTTCATTGAAGTTCAGCAAGCTGTCACTTGGAAACGTAGCTCCAAAAGTTGAAG GTATTCGTGTGCAGAGTCTTACCAAAGGTCAAATCATAATGGACATAGACTTTCGTTGGGGTGGTGATCCCAGTATTATTTTGGCCGTTGAAGCTGCCCTTGTTGCATCAATTCCTATTCAA tTGAAGGATCTAAAAGTTTTCACAATTATCCGTGTTATATTCCAACTTGCTGAAGAGATCCCTTGTATTTCTGCGGTTGTTGTTGCTCTACTGGCTGAG CCGAAGCCAAAAATTGATTATACTCTGAAAGCTGTTGGTGGAAGCTTAACTGCTCTTCCTGGAGTTTCAGATATGATTGAG GATACTGTGAACGCAATTGTTACTGATACGCTCCAATGGCCACATAGGATCGTTGTTCCACTCGGCGGTATCCCTGTCGATATTAG TGAACTGGAGCTTAAACCTCAAGGAAGACTTGAGGTGACTATAGTGAAAGCAACCGATTTAAAGAACAAGGAAATGATTGGAAAATCAGATCCTTACGTAGTTTTGTATATCCGACCCTTATTTAAAGTTAAAACCAAGGTCATTAACAACAACTTGAATCCTGTTTGGGATCAAACATTTGAATTGATTGCAGAAGACAAGGAGACTCAGTCTGTGATTTTTGAG GTTTTTGATGAAGACATTGGACAAGATAAGCGATTGGGAATTGTGAAACTACCTCTTAATGATCTGGAAGTACAAACTGAAAAGGAGTTTCAATTGGGACTGCTGTCATCGCTCGATACACTCAAGGTTAAAGATAAGAAGGATCGGGGAACCTTGACTATAAAG GTTATGTATTACCAGTTTAACAAGGAGGAGCAATTGGCGGCACTAGAAGCGGAAAAAGCTATATTAGAAGAAAGGAAGAAAATGAAAGCGGCCGGCGTGATAGGTAGCACAATGGATGCGCTGGACGGAGCAGTGTCGGTGGTGGGATCTGGTGCTGGACTTGTTGGAAGTGGCATTGGCGCAGGAGCTGGACTTGTCACGAGTGGTCTTGGCACGTTCACCAGCGGTCTTACCAAGGCGGGAAAGTTTATGGGAAGAACCATAACAGGTCATCATAGTGGGTCGAGAAGGAGTGGCTCGTCTACTCCGGTTCATAATGCAGCGGAAAATGGCGGTGGTGCAAAGCCTCAATAG
- the LOC131616701 gene encoding phosphopantothenoylcysteine decarboxylase-like isoform X2 — MSVATAPRKPRILLATSGSVAAVKFANLCHCFCEWAEVRAVATNPSLHFIDRTAIPKDVILYTDNDEWSSWKKLGDSVLHIELRKWADIMVIAPLSANTLGKIAGGLCDNLLTCIARAWDYNKPFFVAPAMNTFMWNNPFTEKHLISIDELGISLIPPVTKRLACGDYGNGAMAEPSTIYSTVRLFYESKAQQGNGRV; from the exons ATGTCAGTGGCTACGGCACCCAGGAAGCCGCGGATTTTACTTGCTACTAGTGGGAGTGTTGCAGCGGTTAAATTTGCAAATCTTTGTCATTGTTTCTGTGAATGGGCCGAAGTAAGAGCAGTTGCCACAAATCCATCTTTGCATTTTATTGACAGAACAGCGATTCCCAAGGATGTGATTTTGTATACCGACAACGACGAGTGGTCTAGTTGGAAGAAACTAGGCGATAGCGTGCTTCACATTGAGCTTCGAAAATGGGCTGACATCATGGTCATTGCTCCATTATCGGCAAACACTCTTGGCAAG ATTGCTGGAGGGTTGTGTGACAATCTACTGACGTGTATCGCGAGAGCCTGGGACTACAACAAGCCTTTCTTTGTCGCACCTGCCATGAACACGTTTATGTGGAACAATCCTTTCACAGAAAAGCATCTCATCTCCATTGACGAGCTTGGTATTTCTCTCATTCCACCTGTTACAAAGAGGTTAGCTTGTGGGGATTATGGCAATGGCGCAATGGCTGAACCTTCTACCATTTACTCCACTGTAAGGCTCTTTTATGAGTCAAAGGCTCAGCAAGGTAACGGCCGTGTTTAA
- the LOC131616701 gene encoding probable phosphopantothenoylcysteine decarboxylase isoform X1, whose product MACSESVSSVGENMSVATAPRKPRILLATSGSVAAVKFANLCHCFCEWAEVRAVATNPSLHFIDRTAIPKDVILYTDNDEWSSWKKLGDSVLHIELRKWADIMVIAPLSANTLGKIAGGLCDNLLTCIARAWDYNKPFFVAPAMNTFMWNNPFTEKHLISIDELGISLIPPVTKRLACGDYGNGAMAEPSTIYSTVRLFYESKAQQGNGRV is encoded by the exons ATGGCCTGCTCAGAATCTGTGAGTTCAGTGGGAGAGAATATGTCAGTGGCTACGGCACCCAGGAAGCCGCGGATTTTACTTGCTACTAGTGGGAGTGTTGCAGCGGTTAAATTTGCAAATCTTTGTCATTGTTTCTGTGAATGGGCCGAAGTAAGAGCAGTTGCCACAAATCCATCTTTGCATTTTATTGACAGAACAGCGATTCCCAAGGATGTGATTTTGTATACCGACAACGACGAGTGGTCTAGTTGGAAGAAACTAGGCGATAGCGTGCTTCACATTGAGCTTCGAAAATGGGCTGACATCATGGTCATTGCTCCATTATCGGCAAACACTCTTGGCAAG ATTGCTGGAGGGTTGTGTGACAATCTACTGACGTGTATCGCGAGAGCCTGGGACTACAACAAGCCTTTCTTTGTCGCACCTGCCATGAACACGTTTATGTGGAACAATCCTTTCACAGAAAAGCATCTCATCTCCATTGACGAGCTTGGTATTTCTCTCATTCCACCTGTTACAAAGAGGTTAGCTTGTGGGGATTATGGCAATGGCGCAATGGCTGAACCTTCTACCATTTACTCCACTGTAAGGCTCTTTTATGAGTCAAAGGCTCAGCAAGGTAACGGCCGTGTTTAA